Proteins encoded within one genomic window of Camelina sativa cultivar DH55 chromosome 19, Cs, whole genome shotgun sequence:
- the LOC104764934 gene encoding protein LURP-one-related 10 codes for MAIVSPNFCAPYPIELGIVRKVMTITDGNFTVTDANGNLLFKVKEPLLSLSDKRVLLDASDNPILTLRENRVSLHDRWQVFSGKSTSQSDLVYTLKRSSMIQIMKPKLDIFLAQNKEMKVCDFHVKGSWIDRSCVVYTGKSDVIVAQMHKKHTAQSILIGKSNFSVTVYPNVDFAFIVSLIVILDDINKEDSED; via the exons atggcgATCGTGAGTCCCAATTTCTGTGCACCCTACCCAATAGAGTTGGGGATCGTACGCAAGGTGATGACTATAACAGATGGTAACTTTACCGTCACCGACGCCAACGGCAATCTCCTTTTCAAGGTCAAAGAGCCTTTGCTTAGCCTCAGCGACAAACGGGTTTTGTTGGACGCATCAGATAACCCTATCTTGACTCTCCGAGAAAAT AGGGTGAGCTTGCATGATAGGTGGCAAGTATTTAGTGGAAAAAGTACGAGCCAGAGTGATCTAGTATACACATTGAAACGATCGTCCATGATTCAAATTATGAAGCCAAAGCTAGACATTTTCTTGGctcaaaataaagaaatgaagGTATGCGACTTCCATGTCAAAGGAAGTTGGATCGACCGGTCATGTGTCGTTTACACCGGCAAATCTGACGTCATTGTTGCTCAG ATGCACAAGAAACATACCGCACAAAGCATATTAATTGGGAAGAGTAATTTCTCGGTTACGGTCTATCCGAATGTTGACTTTGCCTTTATTGTCTCTCTCATTGTAATTCTCGATGACATTAACAAGGAAGATTCTGAagactaa
- the LOC104764933 gene encoding dihydroneopterin aldolase 1 has protein sequence METTAPATLERRVGTELSESMLGDKLILKGLKFYGFHGAIPEETTLGQMFLVDIDAWTSLKKAGESDDLADTISYVDIFSIAKETVEGSPRNLLEAVAELIATKTLDKFPQVTAVRVKLVKPNVALIKSTIDYLGVEIFRHQSKH, from the exons ATGGAGACGACGGCTCCAGCGACGTTGGAGCGGCGAG ttggCACAGAATTATCAGAGTCAATGCTTGGGGACAAACTGATACTAAAAGGGTTGAAATTTTACGGATTCCATGGAGCGATTCCTGAAGAGACGACACTGGGGCAGATGTTTCTTGTTGACATTGATGCTTGGACCAGTCTGAAAAAGGCCGGTGAATCAGACGACTTAGCAGATACGATCAGCTATGTCGACATTTTCAG CATAGCTAAGGAAACTGTTGAAGGGTCACCAAGAAACCTTCTAGAGGCAGTCGCGGAACTCATCGCCACCAAAACGCTTGACAAATTCCCTCAGGTAACCGCTGTTCGAGTGAAGCTCGTGAAGCCAAATGTTGCACTTATTAAGAGCACTATCGATTACTTAGGTGTCGAGATATTCAGACACCAAAGCAAGCACTAG
- the LOC104764940 gene encoding uncharacterized protein LOC104764940, protein MVVKMMKWRPWPPLVTRKYEVKLAVKKLEGWDLVREGVPEKEERLTVEIRWKGPKATLGSLRRTVKRNFTKEALGESDVVSWDDEEFQSLCSLTSYKDSLFYPWEIAFSVFTNGMKQGEKNKAPVVGTAFLNLAEYARVTDKKEFDINIPLPLSACVASEPHPLLFVSLSLLELRTTPETSDSAGQTAVVPVPVPVPVPSPSPQQPSETQSNEKEDVSAIKAGLRKVKIFTEFVSTRKAKKACREEEGRFSSFESSESLHDFETDFDEGKQDLMSVRKSFSYGPLSYANGVGTSLNCGAKVSDEDEDWVYYSHRKSDVGAGCSDAEDPAAGLVYETSLLPRRSILPWRKRKLSFRSPKSKGEPLLKKDNGEEGGDDIDYDRRQLSADEAHPLFGSKIDEDSYANQRSSFSEFGEDSFAIGSWDEKEVISRDGHMKLQTNVFLASIDQRSERAAGESACTALPI, encoded by the exons atggtggtgaagatgatgaagtggCGACCATGGCCGCCGTTGGTGACGAGGAAATACGAGGTGAAGCTTGCGGTGAAGAAGCTTGAGGGTTGGGATCTGGTGCGTGAAGGTGTACCGGAGAAGGAGGAGAGGTTGACGGTGGAGATTCGCTGGAAAGGACCTAAGGCGACATTGGGATCTTTAAGAAGGACGGTGAAGAGGAACTTTACCAAAGAGGCTCTGGGAGAAAGCGATGTCGTTTCATGGGATGATGAAGAGTTTCAGAGTTTATGCTCTCTCACTTCTTACAAGGACAGTTTGTTTTATCCTTGGGAGATTGCTTTCTCTGTCTTCACCAAT GGAATGAAGCAAGGAGAGAAGAATAAAGCTCCTGTTGTTGGAACTGCATTTTTGAATCTTGCTGAGTACGCCCGTGTGACCGATAAAAAAGAATTTGATATAAACATTCCTCTCCCGCTCTCTGCTTGTGTTGCCTCCGAGCCACATCCATTGCTCTTT GTATCATTGAGCCTGCTTGAGCTTAGAACCACTCCAGAAACATCAGACTCGGCAGGACAGACTGCGGTTGTGCCTGTTCCTGTCCCTGTCCCTGTCCCGTCTCCATCACCACAACAGCCTAGTGAAACACAGTCAAATGAGAAGGAAGATGTTTCTGCAATCAAAGCTGGTCTAAGAAAAGTCAAGATTTTTACAGAGTTTGTTTCTACAAGGAAAGCCAAGAAAGCTTGTAGGGAAGAAGAAGGCAGATTCTCAAGCTTTGAATCATCAGAATCACTTCATGACTTCGAGACCGATTTTGATGAAGGCAAACAAGATTTGATGAGTGTGAGAAAATCTTTCTCTTATGGACCTTTGTCTTATGCAAATGGTGTGGGAACTTCTTTAAACTGTGGCGCCAAAGTCAGCGACGAAGACGAAGATTGGGTTTATTATAGCCACAGGAAGTCCGACGTAGGAGCAGGTTGCTCGGACGCTGAAGATCCCGCTGCTGGTTTGGTCTATGAGACATCACTTCTTCCACGGCGTAGCATATTGCCATGGAGGAAGCGGAAGTTGAGCTTTAGGTCTCCGAAATCCAAAGGAGAGCCTTTGTTAAAGAAGGATAATGGAGAAGAAGGTGGAGATGACATTGATTATGATCGGAGGCAACTTAGCGCAGATGAAGCTCATCCTCTTTTTGGG AGCAAGATTGATGAAGATTCATATGCGAATCAGCGATCTTCTTTCTCGGAGTTTGGAGAAGACAGTTTTGCGATTGGAAGTTGGGATGAGAAAGAAGTGATAAGCAGAGATGGACACATGAAGCTTCAGACAAATGTCTTTCTTGCTTCAATCGACCAGAGAAGCGAGCGAGCAGCTGGCGAGAGCGCTTGCACCGCTCTT
- the LOC104764939 gene encoding uncharacterized protein At5g06450: MASFDGPGFMMVDNSWVQTKAIDVESSTDISPYLTKILDDSVWNGNRSIVFDVYWDVQYVDKKSEWRLCSVKFSTKNFCLFLRLPSSFSDNLKDLYRFFASKFVTFVGVQIQEDLALLKENHGIVIRSSLEIGKLAAVARGTPIVEFLGTRELAHKILWYDMSRLDSIQSKWDEASANDRLEAAAIEGWLIFNVYDQLQL, encoded by the coding sequence ATGGCCTCCTTCGATGGTCCAGGGTTTATGATGGTTGATAATTCTTGGGTCCAGACCAAAGCCATTGATGTTGAATCATCAACCGATATCTCTCCTTACCTAACCAAGATCCTTGACGATTCCGTCTGGAATGGAAACCGCTCCATTGTCTTCGATGTGTATTGGGATGTTCAATATGTTGACAAGAAGTCCGAGTGGCGCCTTTGCTCAGTGAAGTTTAGCACGAAAAACTTCTGTCTTTTCCTCCGCCTCCCAAGCTCGTTCAGCGATAATCTCAAGGATCTTTACCGCTTCTTTGCTTCCAAGTTTGTCACATTCGTTGGTGTCCAGATCCAAGAAGACCTCGCTTTGCTTAAGGAGAACCACGGTATTGTGATCCGAAGCTCTTTGGAGATTGGGAAATTAGCTGCGGTAGCCCGTGGAACTCCAATTGTTGAGTTCCTTGGAACCAGGGAATTAGCTCACAAGATTCTTTGGTATGACATGAGTCGGCTTGATTCGATCCAGTCTAAGTGGGATGAAGCAAGTGCTAATGATCGTCTTGAAGCTGCAGCCATTGAAGGTTGGCTTATTTTCAATGTCTACGATCAGTTGCAGCTGTGA